From Herbiconiux flava, one genomic window encodes:
- a CDS encoding transglutaminaseTgpA domain-containing protein: MVLLLGIGAAAWWPVHESLSFVVAAGVAIAVGVAIGALGAAFRWSGPVVLGATVAAWLVLGVPLAVPGKALGGVLPTGEGLLDLIVTTATGWRQLVTIELPVGDYQALLVPVFSLTLAAAVVGTTVATRTPRPEAALLLPALVLVAGIALGAPRGHAPAALGGAFAVVSLLWLVLVRPRSSTPSAGRRRGRGVAVALVAGAAAVSVLVAGALPAPDRRVVREAVAPVFDARDHASPLSGLRALLKQPAADETLLTVTGAEPGSRLALARLDAYDGVVFTVAGSDAAPAATASGEPAASPTDLFQRVTGRLSAATDPASAAGGVHDVTVGVEGYAGVWVPIPDGASAVAFTGPDASTLQNALFASRRLSMVADLVALRRGDGYVVTGTASAPFVAVDRLSELEPGAAASPAATAPDALAERLAEWAPDSRPPGDRLAGVMAGLRSGYRSGAPGSDVFSRSGHGADRLQELLTASPMVGDPEQYAAAAALLARAAGFPSRVAVGFVVPALADTGADTEPDADTDTDTGAEGSPVDLQGSDATAWVEVLTTEGWVAIDPTPEVKPIPPSALEDGAGSVQPPEVLPPASEGLADPDPGTPAQQSDDEPAPRDDDPGPLLAIVLGVGLGLLVLAVLLAPFATVLALKARRRSRRRSRGSARERAAGSWAEVLDTVRDRGEPPPPRTTRREAAAALESESGLLLAERVDAALYGPGDPSAAELDALWAASDAERRRLLGQERGLARLRARLSPRSLRTYHGKEMNRRTER, translated from the coding sequence ATGGTGCTGCTCCTCGGGATCGGGGCAGCTGCCTGGTGGCCGGTGCACGAGTCGCTGTCGTTCGTGGTCGCGGCGGGCGTCGCGATCGCCGTGGGGGTCGCGATCGGCGCTCTCGGGGCGGCGTTCCGGTGGAGCGGGCCCGTGGTGCTCGGAGCGACCGTCGCCGCGTGGCTCGTGCTCGGTGTGCCGCTCGCGGTGCCGGGCAAGGCGCTCGGCGGGGTGCTGCCGACAGGTGAGGGCCTCCTCGACCTGATCGTCACCACCGCGACCGGCTGGCGCCAGCTCGTCACCATCGAGCTGCCCGTCGGCGACTACCAGGCGCTCCTCGTGCCGGTTTTCTCTCTGACCCTCGCCGCGGCGGTCGTGGGCACCACCGTCGCGACCCGCACGCCCCGTCCCGAAGCCGCCCTGCTGCTCCCGGCGCTGGTGCTCGTCGCAGGAATCGCGCTCGGCGCCCCGCGAGGTCACGCGCCGGCCGCCCTCGGAGGCGCCTTCGCCGTCGTGTCACTCCTCTGGCTCGTCCTCGTCCGTCCCCGGTCGTCGACGCCGTCGGCCGGGCGGCGGCGAGGGCGGGGGGTCGCGGTGGCGCTCGTCGCCGGTGCCGCCGCGGTGTCGGTGCTCGTGGCCGGGGCACTTCCTGCCCCCGATCGACGCGTGGTGCGTGAGGCGGTCGCGCCGGTGTTCGACGCCCGCGACCACGCCAGCCCGTTGTCCGGGCTGCGCGCCCTGCTCAAGCAGCCCGCCGCCGACGAGACCCTGCTCACGGTGACGGGCGCCGAGCCCGGATCGCGGCTGGCCCTCGCCCGCCTCGACGCCTACGACGGCGTCGTCTTCACCGTGGCCGGCAGCGACGCCGCGCCCGCTGCGACCGCCTCCGGCGAACCCGCCGCCTCTCCGACCGATCTCTTCCAGCGCGTCACCGGCCGGCTGAGCGCCGCCACCGACCCCGCGAGCGCAGCGGGCGGTGTCCACGACGTGACGGTCGGGGTCGAGGGGTACGCGGGCGTCTGGGTCCCGATCCCCGACGGGGCGTCCGCCGTCGCGTTCACCGGCCCCGACGCGTCCACGCTGCAGAACGCGTTGTTCGCGAGCAGGCGGCTCTCGATGGTCGCCGATCTCGTCGCGCTCCGGCGGGGCGACGGGTACGTGGTCACGGGCACCGCGTCCGCGCCGTTCGTCGCGGTCGATCGGCTGTCCGAGCTCGAACCGGGGGCGGCGGCGTCCCCGGCGGCGACGGCTCCGGATGCCCTGGCCGAACGGCTCGCCGAGTGGGCCCCCGATTCCCGGCCGCCCGGTGATCGCCTGGCCGGTGTGATGGCCGGTCTCCGCAGCGGCTACCGCTCCGGCGCCCCCGGCAGCGACGTCTTCAGCCGGTCCGGCCACGGGGCGGACCGCCTGCAGGAGCTCCTCACCGCCTCGCCCATGGTCGGCGACCCGGAGCAGTACGCGGCCGCCGCCGCTCTCCTCGCCCGCGCGGCCGGCTTCCCCTCCCGGGTCGCCGTCGGCTTCGTCGTCCCGGCACTCGCCGACACCGGCGCCGACACCGAGCCGGACGCCGACACCGACACCGACACCGGCGCCGAGGGCTCGCCGGTCGACCTGCAGGGGAGCGACGCCACCGCGTGGGTCGAAGTCCTCACCACCGAGGGCTGGGTCGCGATCGACCCGACGCCCGAGGTGAAGCCGATCCCGCCGAGCGCCCTCGAGGACGGCGCCGGATCCGTGCAGCCCCCCGAGGTGCTGCCGCCGGCGTCCGAAGGGCTCGCCGACCCGGATCCGGGCACACCCGCGCAGCAGAGCGACGACGAGCCCGCGCCGCGTGACGACGACCCCGGCCCCCTGCTCGCGATCGTGCTGGGCGTGGGTCTCGGGTTGCTCGTGCTCGCGGTGCTGCTGGCGCCGTTCGCGACGGTGCTCGCGCTGAAGGCGCGGCGGCGCTCCCGGCGCCGGAGCCGCGGCAGCGCGCGCGAGCGTGCCGCCGGCAGCTGGGCCGAGGTGCTCGACACCGTCCGCGACCGCGGCGAGCCCCCGCCGCCCCGGACCACCCGGCGCGAGGCCGCGGCGGCGCTCGAGTCCGAGAGCGGCCTGCTGCTCGCCGAGCGAGTCGACGCTGCGCTGTACGGGCCGGGCGACCCCTCGGCGGCCGAGCTCGACGCCCTCTGGGCCGCGTCGGATGCCGAACGCCGCCGCCTGCTCGGGCAGGAGCGCGGGCTCGCGCGCCTGAGGGCCCGGCTCTCGCCGCGGTCGCTGCGCACCTATCATGGCAAGGAGATGAACAGGCGGACCGAGCGGTGA
- a CDS encoding FHA domain-containing protein, translating to MKCRTCGTTLSAGAVLCGECGTSAIAPRPTLGDTARHDRRALLAALTAEAAARAATPPAPRATTQPAPRAATPPAPPAAATPPPPPAFTLVFSTGESIRVHGPGLVGRNPQPADGERVDYLVQLIDPQRSVSKTHLAFDVDGDTLSITDRRSSNGTRLVTPPDLDAAPGDPSARPRSIELEPGVRMPVPRGSRVGIGDEWFDVR from the coding sequence GTGAAGTGCAGAACCTGCGGCACGACCCTGAGCGCGGGCGCCGTGCTCTGCGGCGAGTGCGGGACCTCGGCGATCGCCCCCCGCCCCACCCTCGGTGACACCGCCCGGCACGACCGCCGCGCCCTCCTCGCGGCGCTCACGGCCGAAGCCGCCGCCCGCGCCGCGACCCCGCCCGCGCCCCGAGCCACAACCCAGCCAGCGCCCCGAGCCGCGACCCCGCCGGCACCTCCGGCCGCCGCCACCCCGCCCCCGCCCCCGGCGTTCACCCTCGTCTTCAGCACCGGCGAGAGCATCCGCGTGCACGGCCCGGGCCTCGTCGGCCGCAACCCCCAGCCCGCCGACGGCGAGCGCGTCGACTACCTCGTGCAGCTGATCGACCCCCAGCGCAGCGTCTCGAAGACGCACCTCGCCTTCGACGTCGACGGTGACACCCTCTCGATCACCGACCGCCGCTCCTCCAACGGCACCCGCCTCGTCACCCCACCCGACCTCGACGCGGCCCCCGGCGACCCTTCTGCCCGCCCGCGGAGCATCGAGCTCGAGCCCGGCGTGCGAATGCCGGTGCCCCGCGGCAGCCGCGTCGGCATCGGCGACGAGTGGTTCGACGTGCGCTGA